In Chondrinema litorale, one genomic interval encodes:
- a CDS encoding DUF1572 family protein, with translation MMIEVLKELFNRDLKKLKQEISLYKNESTLWKVENSISNSGGNLCLHLVGNLKTYIGNGLANTDYIRQRDFEFSAKFVDRNHIYTQIDETIEVVNQGLNQLTDEDLKGTFPMIIWEKETGMAFTLMHLHSHLNYHLGQINYHRRLLEKG, from the coding sequence ATGATGATTGAAGTACTAAAAGAATTATTTAATAGAGACTTAAAAAAGCTAAAACAAGAAATATCTCTCTATAAAAATGAATCTACTTTATGGAAGGTAGAAAACTCGATAAGCAATTCGGGGGGAAATCTTTGTCTCCATTTAGTCGGCAACCTCAAAACTTATATAGGAAACGGATTAGCTAATACAGATTACATAAGGCAGAGAGATTTTGAGTTCTCGGCAAAATTTGTTGATAGAAACCATATTTACACACAAATAGATGAGACGATAGAAGTTGTGAATCAAGGCTTAAATCAACTTACAGATGAGGACTTAAAAGGGACTTTTCCAATGATAATTTGGGAAAAAGAAACTGGTATGGCATTTACACTCATGCACTTGCACTCCCACTTAAATTATCATTTAGGGCAAATCAATTACCATAGACGGCTTTTAGAGAAGGGTTAG
- a CDS encoding succinylglutamate desuccinylase/aspartoacylase family protein — MNTKGLIILGESILPGESKKLNLNMARLFTNTLVEVPVYVESAKLPGPTVLITSGIHGDEINGMEIVRQVISKKINIPKRGTIICIPVINVFGFINMSRTFPDGRDLNRVFPGSVKGSLASRFAHHFVSGILPNIDLCLDFHTGGGQRLNASQIRIEQGNEELKKYADIFHAPFTVYSKNIPKSFRSTCKKMGIPILLNESCKALQSDKTMAKNAVGGIMRILAHLDMLNKKFTAPDPQHKNIVITTTKWIRASRSGFLHPKIAIHDFVNKGDVIATIVSPYGDSRHVIKAPNDGYVINVNEAPMIYQGDAIFHISTKLEKD, encoded by the coding sequence ATGAATACAAAGGGATTGATAATTCTTGGGGAAAGTATTCTGCCGGGGGAGAGCAAAAAGCTAAACCTAAATATGGCTCGTCTTTTCACAAATACTTTAGTAGAAGTACCTGTTTATGTAGAATCTGCAAAACTTCCTGGACCAACAGTGCTTATCACTTCAGGCATACATGGAGATGAGATAAATGGTATGGAAATAGTAAGGCAGGTGATTTCAAAAAAAATCAATATCCCAAAAAGAGGAACTATAATTTGTATACCAGTTATAAATGTATTTGGGTTCATCAATATGTCGAGAACTTTTCCAGATGGAAGGGATTTAAACAGAGTGTTTCCGGGAAGTGTGAAAGGATCGCTTGCTAGCCGGTTTGCACATCATTTTGTATCTGGTATTCTGCCCAACATCGACTTATGTCTAGATTTTCATACCGGTGGCGGACAAAGATTAAATGCTTCGCAAATTAGAATTGAACAGGGTAATGAAGAGTTAAAAAAATATGCTGATATTTTTCATGCACCGTTTACTGTGTATTCTAAAAATATTCCCAAGTCTTTTCGCTCAACTTGCAAAAAAATGGGGATTCCAATTTTATTAAATGAGAGCTGCAAAGCTTTACAATCTGACAAAACGATGGCTAAAAATGCTGTTGGCGGAATTATGCGCATATTAGCTCATCTAGACATGTTGAATAAAAAATTTACTGCGCCTGACCCTCAACACAAAAACATTGTAATTACAACTACTAAATGGATAAGAGCAAGCAGGTCAGGATTTTTACATCCAAAAATTGCTATACATGACTTTGTTAATAAGGGTGATGTAATTGCAACAATTGTTAGTCCCTATGGCGACTCAAGACATGTAATAAAGGCGCCAAATGATGGATATGTTATCAATGTAAATGAAGCACCAATGATTTACCAAGGTGATGCTATTTTTCATATTTCTACTAAACTAGAAAAAGACTAA
- a CDS encoding RagB/SusD family nutrient uptake outer membrane protein: MKNKFIIALFGISLLSFVGCTDLEEEILDESLEGSGQAEVISGAIAPAYGQISWTWRHTNYYGLQLIPADEAILPYRGGTDWYDGGKFLEAHSHEISAANDLVSSSWNEVTVNISRALSAIEVLTPLAEEGNTEAEGALYEMKALRAYLNMLMLDSWGIAFKKESSDELSEILRAQEAIDYIESELLSVVDLINTTKGPGRINQATVWGFLARLNLNAAVYRDPYGTPDFTAQDMANVITYTDNIINSGAYSFSPEYFDLFNDENHDNPELIFALDQRGVLNREHSRWAYWSLAGSWFPRPEFPSADGTDGPAITPDFYQTWVDAYGDVDPAEADARFYQENQIIPEALQDLIGFSPLNDEDHYYCMAAEDYEINRGIIRGVIWGPRKDDNGSFYTCDEGYRIYPVKQTKGNGPDKDVGYVNHELQVDFTNEGRLHSKGYRVSKYQFSHTSPNGNNYSSVDLVMMRYAEIFLMRAEAKLRTGDNTGALSDVNTVRTSRTAREPIPAALTAIDLEILYRERGFELYWEGFRRGDQIRFGHYEDSWTEKTDSNPLHRLFPIPQNAIDGASNVESYLIQNEGY, from the coding sequence ATGAAGAATAAATTTATAATAGCATTATTCGGTATCAGTTTATTGTCTTTTGTAGGTTGTACCGATTTAGAAGAAGAAATTTTAGATGAATCTCTTGAAGGAAGCGGACAGGCAGAGGTGATTAGCGGTGCTATTGCTCCTGCTTATGGACAAATTTCGTGGACTTGGAGACATACCAACTACTATGGTTTACAACTAATTCCTGCTGATGAAGCTATATTACCATACAGAGGCGGAACAGACTGGTACGATGGTGGTAAATTCTTAGAGGCTCATTCTCACGAAATTTCAGCAGCAAACGACTTAGTAAGTAGTTCTTGGAACGAAGTAACTGTAAATATTTCTAGAGCACTTTCTGCCATTGAGGTATTAACTCCGCTTGCAGAAGAGGGCAACACCGAAGCAGAAGGAGCACTCTACGAAATGAAAGCTTTGAGAGCTTATCTAAATATGTTGATGTTAGATAGCTGGGGCATAGCATTTAAAAAAGAATCATCAGACGAACTTTCTGAAATTCTTAGAGCCCAAGAAGCAATAGATTACATTGAAAGCGAACTTTTATCTGTGGTTGATTTGATCAATACGACTAAAGGCCCAGGAAGAATAAACCAAGCAACCGTTTGGGGATTTTTAGCAAGGTTGAATTTGAATGCGGCTGTTTATCGTGATCCTTATGGTACACCTGATTTCACTGCGCAAGATATGGCCAATGTAATCACTTATACAGATAACATTATCAATTCAGGTGCTTACTCATTTTCACCAGAATACTTTGATCTTTTCAATGATGAAAACCACGATAACCCTGAACTAATATTTGCTTTAGACCAACGTGGTGTTTTAAACAGAGAACACAGCCGTTGGGCATATTGGTCTTTGGCTGGTTCATGGTTTCCAAGACCAGAATTCCCAAGTGCAGATGGAACAGATGGTCCTGCAATTACACCAGATTTTTATCAAACATGGGTAGATGCTTACGGAGATGTTGATCCGGCAGAAGCAGATGCTAGATTCTACCAAGAAAACCAGATTATACCTGAAGCTTTACAAGATCTTATTGGTTTTTCACCATTAAATGATGAAGACCATTACTATTGCATGGCTGCCGAAGATTACGAAATTAATAGAGGTATTATTCGTGGTGTAATTTGGGGACCTAGAAAAGATGATAATGGTTCTTTTTATACATGTGATGAAGGATACAGAATTTATCCTGTAAAACAAACCAAAGGTAATGGTCCTGATAAAGATGTGGGATATGTAAACCATGAGCTACAGGTCGATTTTACCAACGAAGGCAGATTACACTCAAAAGGATATCGTGTTTCGAAATACCAGTTTAGCCATACTTCGCCAAATGGAAATAATTACAGTAGTGTAGATTTAGTAATGATGCGTTATGCTGAAATATTCTTAATGCGTGCTGAAGCTAAATTGAGAACAGGTGATAACACCGGTGCATTGAGCGATGTAAACACAGTGAGAACATCTAGAACTGCTCGTGAGCCAATTCCAGCAGCACTTACTGCTATTGATTTAGAAATACTTTACAGAGAGCGTGGTTTCGAACTTTACTGGGAAGGTTTCAGACGTGGCGATCAAATTCGTTTTGGACACTACGAAGATTCTTGGACAGAAAAAACAGACAGTAATCCGCTTCATAGATTATTCCCAATTCCGCAAAATGCCATTGATGGAGCATCTAACGTGGAAAGTTATTTAATCCAAAATGAAGGATATTAA
- a CDS encoding SusC/RagA family TonB-linked outer membrane protein, producing MKLDLLKLLMFASKQAIYVFLVQVVAMQFLIAEPSNSQSLMEVDITLNLKNTSIENVFSEIEKHTEFNFTYGNRVKTEKVFIDLDIKNGNLHEVLELIASKSKFNFRRVNKTIYAIPRKNRADVKPIIEEFSDKVITGKILDAETNEALIGASVIVKGTNLGTITDFNGNFRLSIPDDAETLVFSYVGYEKLEVAIGNQTTFDIALSADLSALNEIVVVGYGIQKKADVTGSIGSVESKDFNKGVVANPGQLLQGKVAGVNVSNVSGEPGAAQDVIIRGVGSLRSGTTPLYVIDGFALDNSETGLASNPLNFINPQDIESIDVLKDASAAAIYGARAANGVIVITTKKGKSGRTQVDVNVSTAFSNLANKVGVFSADEFRTQVVAAGGTLDDNGADTDWQDELTRTAYSKNVNLALSGGANKFSYYSALGVDDQEGILRGSNLKRYSGRLNLNQTTLNDRLQIAFNLTANRTENLRADSRSIVSNMLQLNPTTAPYTDGEPTLLENMLNPFTREEIYSDQAVNHRILANIAPSIEIINGLTYKLNLGVDYSTTNRDVQYKPYSLLEDYINGSLNTVNTTNKNSLVENTLTYSLLQNSHSFTFLVGHTYQKTFEHQKSFNLEGFSDNGIDPEYQDQISGESTPTYLNTYAVQNELQSFFGRVNYGFDDKYLITATMRADGSSKFGGNNRYGYFPSVALGWNIMNEDFLSGSQKISNLKLRASWGKTGNQEIPAKITKLSYTDSKADNDTYPIDGTESSIEDYPYGTIFTRLANPDIQWEVSSQTNVGVDFGFFNNKLSGSLDYFNKVSENILLEVTPADPIQPTNKYWTNIPDMEIKNNGIELSLDYQSDLNKDFLFNIGGNLAYTNNEVVNSPYKVLTTGAAQGAGQTDATINGNINGERIGSFYMQEFTGIGEDGLSILSDDRRVVGSALPDMIYAFYINLQYKNFDLGFNFNGVSGNKVYNHTAMSLFTKGLLVSNFNTTDLPTQYPNEDFTNSNSVSTRYLENGSFLRLNNATLGYNLKPSLIGLDGVINTIRLSLTGQNLFVISDYSGYDPEINSNLSLDGIQTFGIDYFNYPKARTILISLNVSF from the coding sequence ATGAAATTAGATTTACTAAAACTATTGATGTTTGCATCAAAACAAGCAATTTATGTCTTTTTAGTACAGGTAGTTGCCATGCAATTCCTGATCGCTGAGCCATCCAATAGCCAAAGCTTAATGGAGGTAGACATTACATTAAATTTAAAAAATACTTCCATTGAGAATGTATTTAGCGAAATAGAAAAACACACTGAATTTAATTTTACTTATGGGAACCGAGTAAAAACAGAGAAAGTATTTATTGATTTAGATATTAAAAATGGCAACTTACACGAAGTACTAGAATTAATCGCTTCAAAAAGCAAATTCAACTTTCGTAGAGTTAATAAAACCATTTATGCAATTCCTAGAAAAAACAGAGCTGATGTAAAGCCAATAATTGAGGAATTTAGCGATAAAGTAATTACTGGAAAAATACTAGATGCAGAAACTAACGAAGCTCTAATAGGTGCTTCAGTTATTGTAAAAGGTACTAACTTAGGTACAATCACCGATTTTAATGGAAACTTTAGATTGTCTATTCCAGATGATGCCGAGACTCTAGTATTCTCTTATGTAGGATACGAAAAGCTTGAAGTGGCTATAGGAAACCAAACAACATTTGACATAGCTCTTTCTGCTGATCTTTCTGCACTTAACGAAATTGTTGTAGTTGGATATGGTATTCAGAAAAAGGCTGATGTTACTGGTTCGATTGGCTCTGTAGAGAGTAAAGATTTTAACAAAGGTGTTGTAGCTAATCCGGGACAGCTTTTACAAGGTAAAGTTGCTGGTGTAAATGTTTCGAATGTGAGTGGTGAGCCGGGTGCTGCACAAGATGTAATTATTCGTGGTGTAGGTAGTTTGCGTTCAGGTACAACTCCACTTTATGTAATTGATGGTTTTGCTTTAGATAATTCTGAAACAGGTTTAGCATCTAACCCTTTAAACTTTATAAATCCACAAGATATAGAGAGTATCGATGTGTTAAAAGATGCTTCTGCAGCAGCAATTTATGGAGCAAGAGCAGCAAATGGTGTAATAGTAATTACAACCAAAAAGGGAAAATCTGGTAGAACACAAGTAGACGTAAATGTGTCTACAGCATTTTCTAACTTGGCTAACAAAGTAGGTGTATTTAGTGCAGATGAATTTCGTACTCAGGTAGTGGCTGCTGGAGGTACATTAGATGATAATGGTGCTGATACAGACTGGCAAGACGAATTAACCAGAACAGCATATTCTAAAAATGTAAACCTTGCGCTAAGTGGTGGTGCTAACAAGTTTTCTTATTATTCTGCATTAGGAGTAGATGATCAAGAAGGTATTTTGAGAGGAAGTAATTTGAAAAGATATTCTGGTCGATTAAATCTTAATCAAACTACTTTAAATGATCGTTTACAAATAGCATTTAATTTAACAGCTAACAGAACTGAGAATTTAAGAGCAGACTCTAGGTCTATTGTATCAAACATGTTGCAATTGAATCCAACAACTGCACCTTATACTGACGGAGAACCTACTTTGTTGGAAAATATGCTTAATCCTTTTACTCGCGAGGAGATTTACAGTGATCAAGCAGTTAATCACCGTATTTTAGCGAATATTGCACCTTCTATCGAAATCATAAACGGATTAACGTATAAATTAAACTTAGGTGTAGATTATTCTACTACCAACAGAGACGTACAATACAAGCCTTATTCTTTATTAGAAGATTACATAAACGGTTCGTTGAATACGGTTAATACTACCAACAAAAATTCATTGGTAGAGAATACATTAACTTATAGTTTACTCCAAAACAGCCATAGTTTTACATTTTTGGTTGGGCATACTTATCAAAAGACTTTTGAGCACCAAAAGAGTTTTAACTTAGAAGGCTTCTCAGACAACGGTATTGATCCAGAATATCAAGATCAGATTAGTGGAGAGAGTACGCCAACTTATTTAAATACATATGCAGTACAAAACGAATTGCAATCTTTCTTCGGAAGGGTAAATTATGGTTTTGATGATAAGTATTTGATTACAGCTACTATGCGTGCTGATGGTTCTTCAAAATTTGGTGGTAATAACAGATATGGTTATTTCCCTTCAGTAGCACTAGGTTGGAACATTATGAATGAGGATTTCTTAAGTGGTTCTCAAAAAATAAGTAACCTTAAATTGAGAGCTAGCTGGGGAAAAACAGGTAACCAAGAAATTCCTGCTAAGATCACGAAGTTGAGCTATACAGATAGCAAGGCAGATAATGATACTTATCCAATTGATGGAACAGAAAGCTCTATTGAAGACTATCCTTACGGAACTATTTTTACTCGTTTAGCAAATCCAGATATCCAATGGGAAGTTTCTTCGCAGACAAACGTGGGTGTAGATTTTGGGTTTTTCAATAACAAATTATCTGGTTCACTTGATTACTTCAATAAAGTATCTGAAAACATCTTGTTAGAAGTGACTCCGGCAGATCCAATTCAGCCTACGAATAAATACTGGACAAATATTCCAGATATGGAGATCAAAAATAACGGTATCGAACTTTCTTTAGATTACCAAAGCGATTTAAACAAAGATTTCCTATTCAACATTGGAGGTAACTTAGCTTATACTAATAATGAAGTTGTAAATTCTCCATATAAAGTATTAACCACTGGTGCAGCACAAGGAGCTGGACAAACAGATGCTACTATTAATGGTAACATAAACGGAGAGCGAATCGGATCATTCTATATGCAAGAGTTTACAGGAATAGGAGAGGATGGTTTAAGTATTTTATCTGACGATCGTAGAGTTGTAGGAAGTGCATTACCAGATATGATCTATGCATTTTACATCAACTTACAATACAAAAACTTTGATTTAGGATTCAACTTTAATGGAGTTTCTGGTAATAAAGTGTATAACCATACTGCTATGTCTTTATTCACTAAAGGCTTGTTAGTTTCTAATTTCAATACCACAGATTTACCTACTCAATATCCTAATGAAGACTTTACCAATTCAAATTCTGTATCTACAAGATATTTAGAAAATGGTAGTTTTTTACGTTTGAACAATGCCACTTTGGGGTATAACTTAAAACCTTCTCTTATAGGTCTTGATGGAGTGATTAATACTATTCGTTTATCACTAACCGGACAAAACCTATTTGTGATTTCAGACTACAGTGGATATGATCCTGAAATTAACTCCAATCTTTCACTAGATGGCATACAAACTTTTGGTATTGACTATTTCAATTATCCAAAAGCCAGAACAATTCTAATAAGCTTAAACGTATCATTCTAA
- a CDS encoding FecR family protein, with protein MKKEEFIPLAKKYNEGLCSPEEQVLYEKIYKELVQEGSLAPNWDEAQREQKRKTILSRIEIKRLEQHQEKIRNRNRVWQIAASVILLIGIGISAYLYKPQEPKINYITKSTTEGQRLNLTLSDGSVIVLNSNSKLTYPEKFSATSREITLQGEAYFEVMRNSAKPFSVSSGDVVTTVLGTSFNIRAFDIENIEVTVNSGKVKVAANAIGKEVVLSKGQQANYSKHLGDITTNEVNPEWYNSWISKSLEFDLMPFKEVVKILEHTYTAKVQIRNSASNECLIRGKYEDEKLTNVLDGLQYVVKFDYHFDESGVIIIDGNGCIN; from the coding sequence ATGAAAAAGGAAGAATTCATACCGCTCGCTAAAAAATACAATGAAGGTCTATGTTCGCCTGAAGAACAAGTTCTATATGAAAAAATCTACAAAGAACTTGTTCAAGAGGGATCATTAGCACCTAATTGGGATGAAGCACAAAGAGAGCAGAAAAGGAAAACAATTCTTTCTAGAATAGAAATTAAAAGATTAGAGCAGCATCAAGAAAAAATAAGAAATAGAAATAGAGTTTGGCAAATTGCGGCTTCAGTAATCTTATTAATAGGCATTGGCATTTCAGCTTATCTTTACAAACCGCAAGAGCCAAAAATTAATTATATAACAAAATCCACTACGGAAGGCCAGAGGTTAAATCTTACACTAAGCGATGGTTCTGTTATAGTATTAAATTCTAATAGTAAATTAACCTACCCAGAGAAGTTTTCAGCAACTTCAAGAGAAATTACTTTACAGGGAGAAGCTTATTTTGAGGTGATGCGAAATTCTGCAAAACCTTTTTCAGTAAGTTCGGGAGATGTGGTAACAACTGTTTTAGGCACATCTTTTAACATACGAGCTTTTGACATTGAAAATATAGAAGTTACAGTTAACTCAGGAAAAGTAAAGGTGGCAGCCAATGCCATAGGAAAGGAGGTTGTGCTTTCTAAAGGTCAACAAGCGAATTATTCGAAACATTTAGGTGATATAACTACTAATGAGGTGAATCCTGAGTGGTATAACTCATGGATAAGCAAGTCATTAGAATTTGATTTGATGCCTTTTAAAGAAGTAGTTAAAATTCTGGAGCACACTTATACTGCGAAAGTTCAGATACGAAATTCTGCTTCTAATGAATGCTTAATAAGAGGAAAGTACGAAGATGAAAAATTAACCAATGTACTAGACGGCCTCCAATATGTAGTAAAGTTTGATTATCACTTCGATGAAAGTGGTGTAATTATAATAGATGGAAATGGATGTATTAACTAA
- a CDS encoding RNA polymerase sigma-70 factor — translation MSEFKSLPDEELNSLLSKGNNFAFQELFNRYWEKLYIAAYKVLGDEVICEDIVQEIFLDLLVRSSSIEIKNIRAYLYQAVRFQITNHIKKIKFIDRRAEIIESHFIGNNVEDYISTVETQSLIKESISSMPNRSREVFYLSRYENLSNKEIATKLGISVFTVETHMKKSLKYLRKSLDIAIVIIIMEQFLN, via the coding sequence GTGTCAGAATTTAAGAGTCTACCTGATGAGGAATTAAATAGCTTATTAAGTAAGGGAAACAACTTTGCCTTTCAGGAGTTATTCAATAGATATTGGGAAAAATTGTATATTGCTGCTTACAAAGTACTTGGTGATGAGGTAATTTGTGAAGACATTGTTCAAGAAATATTTCTCGATCTTTTAGTTCGATCTTCTAGCATTGAAATTAAAAATATTCGCGCATATCTCTATCAGGCAGTAAGATTTCAAATTACAAACCACATTAAAAAGATTAAGTTTATAGATAGAAGAGCCGAAATAATCGAGAGCCATTTTATCGGAAATAATGTTGAAGACTATATATCTACTGTTGAAACTCAAAGCTTAATTAAGGAGTCAATCTCTTCAATGCCTAATAGAAGTAGGGAAGTTTTTTACTTAAGCAGGTATGAAAATCTATCTAATAAAGAAATAGCAACTAAGCTGGGAATATCTGTTTTTACTGTAGAGACTCACATGAAAAAGTCTTTAAAATACCTACGAAAATCGCTAGACATTGCGATTGTAATTATAATAATGGAGCAATTTCTCAATTAA